A stretch of DNA from Deltaproteobacteria bacterium:
AATAATCGCATGGAAATGATGGCGGTGATTGCCGGGCTCTCGGCCCTAAAAGAACCCTGCGAGGTAACGGTCGTAAGTGATTCCCGCTATGTCGTGGATGCGATAGAAAAAGGATGGGCCCGCAAATGGCAGGCAAACGGATGGATGCGCAATAAAAAGGAAAAAGCCCGAAACGCAGATCTATGGAGACAACTCCTTAGGCTCCTCGAAAAACACCGGGTCACCCTTACCTGGATCCCGGGCCATTCGGACCACCCGCAGAATGAGCGGTGCGACCGGCTTGCTGTGGCAGCGGCAGCCCGGCCCAATCTGCCGGAGGATGTCAGGGGAAGACATTAAACATCCGGACCGAGAGGACCCGGCTTTGGTTATCCGCCGGAGGCGGATTTGGCTTCTTGGGACCCAGTGCCCGACCATGACATTTCCGTTTTGCCTTGACACACCACACCCTTTTTTCTATAATTTCTTGAAATCCTAGCGATGAGACATGATCACATCAAAACACGCGAAAATCGTCTTCACTATTCTATCCATCGTACTCATTAGCATTCCCATTCTTGCCGAGGCAGAAGATCCTGTCAAATCCCACCACCCCCTGCCCGTATTTGAGTTAGAAAAGGTCATTACTGGCTGGCTCGAACATTCTGGTTATAAGGTGAGCCGAACCCCCCTACAAATGGGCAAAGTGCAACTAAAGGCTGTAAAGGAAAAGAAAGGCTGGCAGATCTCTTTAGCGCCTCATTCCGCTCTGGCAACCGAGTTACAGGCCAAATGCACTGCTGAAGGCGAACCAGATGAGGCTCAGGTTCAAGTTGAGAAGTTGCGGGATCATATTGAAGGCTACCTCTCCGGGAACAGCAAAGCGAACTCTATCGAAACGGAGGCCCCAAGGCAGTTCATTCCCACTGCGGTTTTATCGCAAGCCGAATCGGTCGTCTGCTTGAGGGCAGAATTCGAAGACGATGACATGCAGTTCTCAGGTTTCATAGTGGACGAGGACGGCCTGATCATTTCTACGGCACACGGATTGAAAGGGATTGAACAACTCACCGTCATTCTTTCTGACGGCAGGCAATTCAAGGGAGATTTGATCAAGATCGATCTCCGCCGGGATTTGGCCTTTGTTGATATCAAAGGAAAATTCGACAGCTACATCCCTGTGGCCAATGGCAGGAATCTTCTGGGTATGGGCGAACAGCTCTACTCAATCGGATGCCCTATTAATCTTGGAGGAACTGTCTATACAGGGATCATTAATAGCCCGCCCAGACGGGTAAATGGCCTGCCCTTGTGGCAAGTCGACATGGAAATTCATCCGGGAAGTAGCGGAAGTCCTGTCTTTGATGTACAGGGAAATCTGGTAGCCGTTGTCAAAGGTAGGTACCGGGGAACAGACACTGTAGGTTTTCTGATCCCATTTGAGACGATCATGGAGTTCGCAAAGGACTAACAACCGCCTATGAATTATGGCCGTTACGAAATCATGAAAGAGCTGGGCAGGGGTGCCATGGGCGTTGTTTACCAGGCCCACGACCCTCAAATTGACAGGCTTGTGGCCTTGAAGGTATTGCGGCAGGACAGGGTCACAAGTGAGGACTTGGTCCGGAGATTTCTCAAAGAGGCCAAGGCCATTGGCCGGCTCTCCCATCCCAACATTGTCACAGTCTACGACGTAGGACAAGATCACGAGACGATCTATATTGCTATGGAGTTTCTCGAAGGAAAGCCACTGAATGAGGCTGTAAAAGGAAAAAGACTGAGCCTTGAGGAAATTGTGGATCTCGGTGTTCAGGTGGCTGAAGCTGTTGATTATGCGCACGACAAGGGGATAGTTCACAGAGATATCAAACCGACAAATATCATTCTGACTCCCAATGGCCAGGCCAAAATTACAGATTTTGGTATTGCACGCATTGAAGATCCTTCTGCCCCTCAACAAACCCAGGCCGGTGAAATCCTGGGGACACCCGTCTACATGTCCCCTGAACAGGTGATGGGCAAACCAGTGGACGGGCGCTCTGACCTTTACTCGCTGGGAGTCATCCTTTACGAACTCAGTACAGGAAAAAGGCCTTTCGGAGGTGACAATCTCGCTGTTATCTTCAGAGCGATTACCCAGGACACGCCTGTTGAGCCTGCAACAGCGGATTCCTCCATTTCGCCTGCGTTGTCCGGACTGATTGTTAAAAGCCTGGACAAAAATCCTGATGAGCGGTTTCAGACTGGCAAAGGCATGGCCCAGGCTCTTAAGACTTGTCTTAAGACGGAAAAAACAGTACTGATACAACAGCCCACCAGGGAAAAAACCAAAGGGCTTGGGTTTTACTTGACTGTTGTTTTTATCGTGCTTTGCGCAGTGGGAGGAGTCTCCTATTATTTCATGGCCCAGAAGACCTCGGAACAGGCCTCTTCATCAACCCTTGAGCCTTCTTCTCGGAGCGAGGCCCCGCCTCCTGCGCAAATCGTCAGGCCAGCGGTCTTGAAGGTGGAGAGTGTTCCTGCTGGCGCTCAGGTTTTTCTGGACGGTTCTTTCAAGGGGAAATCGCCCTTGAATTTTGATCTTCCCCTTGGAAAATACGAAGTCCGGCTGAGCATGCCCAATTACTATGAGTGGGAAGCGCAGCTTCAATTACGCGAAGAGGGTGAAACCCCGCTTCTTGTCAGATTGGTGCCTATTGATGATAACGCAAGGTAGATAAGTCAGAATGAAGAACCAGAGGGACAAGTGCCTAAAATTAAAAATGCTAAAATGGCTAAAGTTGAGAATGAAGACAAAGTTCGATTTTGGATTTCCAAATAATACTGAACGGGAGCGTTCCAAAACTTTATACAAGGCAAGTTAGCTCACTTTCACTCAATATTTGGCAATACATTTTCTCCCATAAAATAAACAACTTCTGGCGCTAACGCATTAACCTTAACGGAGGAACGCAAAATGAAACCTATTGTAAAATCCATCACTCTATTGGCCATTGTGATGACCGTTATCATGCTTGGCACAAATCTGTGGGCTGGCCAGATCACCTCCGGCCAGATTGCCCCGGCTTTTTCCTTAAGGGACGTTAAGGGGATGACACACGACTTGTCCCAGATGAAAGAACGCCCTATGGCCATCCTCTATTTTTTTGATGCAGACTCAAGGCCAAGTCAGGAAGGCTTGTTGAG
This window harbors:
- a CDS encoding trypsin-like peptidase domain-containing protein codes for the protein MITSKHAKIVFTILSIVLISIPILAEAEDPVKSHHPLPVFELEKVITGWLEHSGYKVSRTPLQMGKVQLKAVKEKKGWQISLAPHSALATELQAKCTAEGEPDEAQVQVEKLRDHIEGYLSGNSKANSIETEAPRQFIPTAVLSQAESVVCLRAEFEDDDMQFSGFIVDEDGLIISTAHGLKGIEQLTVILSDGRQFKGDLIKIDLRRDLAFVDIKGKFDSYIPVANGRNLLGMGEQLYSIGCPINLGGTVYTGIINSPPRRVNGLPLWQVDMEIHPGSSGSPVFDVQGNLVAVVKGRYRGTDTVGFLIPFETIMEFAKD
- a CDS encoding serine/threonine protein kinase; this encodes MNYGRYEIMKELGRGAMGVVYQAHDPQIDRLVALKVLRQDRVTSEDLVRRFLKEAKAIGRLSHPNIVTVYDVGQDHETIYIAMEFLEGKPLNEAVKGKRLSLEEIVDLGVQVAEAVDYAHDKGIVHRDIKPTNIILTPNGQAKITDFGIARIEDPSAPQQTQAGEILGTPVYMSPEQVMGKPVDGRSDLYSLGVILYELSTGKRPFGGDNLAVIFRAITQDTPVEPATADSSISPALSGLIVKSLDKNPDERFQTGKGMAQALKTCLKTEKTVLIQQPTREKTKGLGFYLTVVFIVLCAVGGVSYYFMAQKTSEQASSSTLEPSSRSEAPPPAQIVRPAVLKVESVPAGAQVFLDGSFKGKSPLNFDLPLGKYEVRLSMPNYYEWEAQLQLREEGETPLLVRLVPIDDNAR
- the rnhA gene encoding ribonuclease HI: MKKVTLYTDGACSGNPGPGGYGVILEHGKHIKELSAGFRDTTNNRMEMMAVIAGLSALKEPCEVTVVSDSRYVVDAIEKGWARKWQANGWMRNKKEKARNADLWRQLLRLLEKHRVTLTWIPGHSDHPQNERCDRLAVAAAARPNLPEDVRGRH